One Myxosarcina sp. GI1 genomic window carries:
- a CDS encoding ferredoxin--nitrite reductase: MVGTTKSAKLNKFEKFKAEKDGLAVKDEIEKFAKLGWEAIDKTDLEHRLKWLGIFYRPVTPGKFMLRMRTPNGIVTSEQMKAYGEIVQRYGEDGSADITTRQNIQLRGVRLEDIPDIFQRFKALGLTSVQSGMDNVRNLTGSPMAGIDADELIDTRELVQRTQDMITNSGKGNYDFTNLPRKFNIAIEGGRDNSVHAEINDIAFVPAYREGELGFNVLVGGFFSAKRCEAAIPLNAWVGVNDDVVELSRAILTVYRDRGSRANRQKSRMMWLIEEIGLSEFRSLVEAEFGKPLATATEEDLIDWEKRDHIGVFKQKQPGLNYVGMHVPAGRLQASDLFDLARLAEVYGTGEIRLTVEQNLLIPHIPDENLDAFLAEPLLKKFTLEPQSLERSLVSCTGSRFCNFALVETKQRALAMARELDRELEVPDKVRIHWTGCPNSCGQPQVADIGFMGTKVRKDGKTVEGVDLYMGGKVGKNAKLGDLVEKGIACDELKPVLKKILIEQFGAKPKTVQTRSS; this comes from the coding sequence ATGGTAGGAACTACCAAATCAGCTAAACTAAACAAATTTGAGAAATTTAAAGCTGAAAAAGATGGATTAGCGGTTAAAGACGAAATAGAAAAGTTTGCCAAACTAGGTTGGGAAGCAATCGATAAAACCGATCTCGAACATCGGCTGAAATGGTTGGGAATTTTTTATCGTCCCGTAACTCCAGGTAAATTTATGCTGCGGATGCGGACTCCCAACGGTATAGTTACCAGCGAACAGATGAAAGCTTATGGTGAAATCGTGCAGCGTTATGGGGAAGACGGCAGCGCAGATATTACTACCAGACAAAATATTCAGTTACGGGGTGTGAGGTTAGAAGATATTCCAGATATTTTTCAACGTTTTAAAGCGTTGGGACTAACCAGCGTTCAATCGGGAATGGACAATGTCCGCAATCTTACTGGTTCGCCAATGGCAGGAATCGATGCTGACGAACTAATTGATACTCGCGAACTGGTACAAAGAACTCAGGACATGATTACTAATAGCGGTAAAGGTAATTATGACTTTACTAACCTACCTCGTAAATTTAATATTGCTATTGAAGGCGGTAGAGATAATTCCGTACATGCCGAAATTAATGATATTGCTTTCGTTCCTGCATATCGCGAAGGAGAACTAGGTTTTAATGTATTGGTTGGCGGTTTTTTCTCTGCCAAACGTTGTGAAGCGGCGATTCCCCTTAATGCCTGGGTGGGGGTAAACGATGATGTGGTAGAGTTGTCTCGCGCCATTTTAACTGTCTATCGCGATCGCGGCAGTCGTGCCAATCGCCAAAAATCTCGGATGATGTGGCTGATTGAAGAAATTGGCTTGTCAGAATTTCGCTCTCTAGTAGAGGCTGAATTTGGTAAGCCACTGGCAACTGCAACGGAAGAAGATTTAATCGATTGGGAAAAAAGAGATCATATAGGAGTATTCAAGCAAAAACAGCCTGGATTAAACTACGTTGGGATGCACGTACCTGCTGGCAGACTGCAAGCTTCAGATTTGTTCGATTTGGCTCGTCTGGCAGAAGTCTACGGCACTGGAGAAATTCGCCTGACTGTCGAGCAGAATTTATTAATTCCCCATATTCCCGATGAAAATCTCGATGCCTTTTTAGCCGAACCTTTACTTAAAAAATTTACCCTCGAACCCCAGTCTTTAGAAAGATCTTTAGTTTCTTGTACGGGATCTCGTTTTTGTAATTTTGCTTTGGTAGAAACCAAACAACGGGCATTAGCTATGGCACGAGAATTAGACCGCGAACTTGAAGTTCCTGACAAAGTTAGAATTCATTGGACGGGATGTCCTAATTCCTGCGGACAACCACAAGTAGCCGATATTGGCTTTATGGGTACAAAAGTACGTAAAGATGGCAAAACTGTTGAAGGAGTAGATCTTTACATGGGTGGTAAAGTTGGTAAAAACGCCAAATTAGGCGATCTGGTAGAAAAAGGTATTGCCTGTGACGAATTAAAGCCAGTTTTAAAAAAAATTTTAATCGAGCAGTTCGGAGCCAAGCCAAAAACGGTTCAAACACGATCGAGTTAG
- a CDS encoding MFS transporter: MLGEMWQLRGRYKILHMTWFAFFLSFVVWFNLAPLATTIAADLGLEVSQIRTLAICNVALTVPARIIIGMVLDRYGPRITFSALLMYAAIPCLLFAAAQDFSHLIIARLLMGIVGAGFVIGIRMVAEWFPPKEIGLAEGIYGGWGNFGSAFSAFTLAMVGAWLSFGAVNPATNEAVINWRAAIALTGIIAALYGIFYFFNAEDTPPGKVYKRPKNTRGLEVTSKKDFGFLMLMNIPLTGVLMLLAWRLSQVGLYGIGTMFIIWVCLLGLYAFQAYNCWNVNKELLNGTKRYPPEDRYNFSQVAILQLTYIVNFGSELAVVSMLPDFFEGTFSLSPAQAGMIASSYAFMNLVARPGGGLISDKLGSRKLTMGVLTGCMGIGYLLLGTVTSSWFLPAAVLLTMACSFFVQAGEGSTFAIVPLVKRRVTGQIAGNVGAYGNVGAVIYLTIFSLLPTWLGGGEDPSAAIVAASNRSFFQIMGVAALIVAALCFVVLKEPQGSFAEHHKDEEEISQSRVETEMNI; this comes from the coding sequence ATGCTTGGAGAAATGTGGCAACTCAGGGGTAGATATAAGATTCTACATATGACCTGGTTTGCATTCTTTTTATCTTTTGTCGTCTGGTTTAACCTGGCTCCTCTGGCAACGACAATTGCCGCCGATCTAGGCTTAGAAGTAAGTCAAATCAGAACCCTGGCTATTTGTAACGTCGCTCTAACCGTCCCTGCTCGAATTATTATTGGGATGGTTTTAGACAGATATGGACCGAGAATTACCTTTTCCGCTTTGTTGATGTATGCAGCAATTCCCTGTTTGCTGTTTGCTGCCGCTCAAGATTTCAGCCATCTGATTATCGCTCGGCTACTGATGGGTATTGTCGGTGCTGGATTTGTGATTGGTATTCGTATGGTAGCTGAGTGGTTTCCACCTAAAGAAATCGGTCTGGCGGAAGGTATTTATGGCGGTTGGGGTAACTTTGGTTCGGCATTTTCGGCATTTACTCTAGCTATGGTCGGTGCCTGGCTTTCTTTCGGTGCCGTCAACCCTGCAACTAACGAAGCAGTAATTAACTGGCGGGCTGCGATCGCGCTAACAGGTATCATAGCCGCTCTTTACGGCATTTTCTATTTCTTTAATGCTGAAGATACACCTCCTGGTAAAGTTTACAAACGTCCGAAAAACACTAGAGGGCTAGAAGTAACTAGCAAAAAAGACTTTGGGTTTTTGATGCTGATGAATATTCCCCTTACTGGAGTTTTAATGCTGCTAGCTTGGCGTTTGTCTCAGGTAGGACTTTATGGCATCGGTACGATGTTTATTATCTGGGTATGTCTGCTCGGTCTATATGCCTTTCAAGCTTACAATTGCTGGAATGTAAACAAAGAACTATTAAACGGTACCAAACGCTATCCTCCCGAAGACCGCTACAACTTCTCTCAGGTGGCAATACTCCAGCTTACCTACATTGTTAATTTTGGTTCGGAACTAGCAGTAGTTTCAATGCTTCCCGATTTTTTTGAAGGTACTTTTTCGCTGTCTCCCGCTCAAGCAGGGATGATTGCTTCTAGCTATGCTTTTATGAACCTGGTAGCTCGTCCTGGTGGTGGTTTGATTTCTGATAAGCTGGGCAGTCGCAAACTAACAATGGGAGTGCTTACAGGCTGTATGGGTATTGGCTATTTACTATTAGGTACGGTTACCAGTAGCTGGTTTTTACCCGCAGCAGTGCTTCTAACTATGGCTTGTTCTTTCTTCGTTCAGGCTGGTGAAGGTTCTACTTTTGCGATCGTTCCCCTGGTCAAGCGTCGCGTTACGGGTCAGATAGCTGGTAACGTCGGAGCTTATGGCAACGTCGGAGCAGTAATATACCTGACCATATTTAGTTTGCTTCCCACTTGGTTGGGTGGGGGTGAAGATCCCTCGGCAGCAATTGTTGCAGCTTCCAATCGCTCCTTTTTTCAAATTATGGGTGTAGCTGCCCTTATCGTTGCTGCTTTATGTTTTGTAGTTCTCAAAGAACCTCAAGGTTCATTTGCCGAACATCATAAAGATGAAGAGGAAATTTCGCAGTCAAGAGTTGAAACAGAAATGAATATCTAA
- a CDS encoding molybdopterin oxidoreductase family protein has translation MTEPTKTLCPYCGVGCGLEVLPPAQPGKAVNRDSQGNPLWQVRGDRSHPSSKGKICVKGGTVAESLDKDRLKYPMLRDSLDDPFRQVSWDEAFNKIVTRIREVKATQGVEAICMYGSGQFQTEDYYLAQKLLKGCLGTNNFDANSRLCMSSAVAGYIQSFGSDGPPCCYDDLEETDCAFLIGTNTAECHPIVFNRLRIHHKKNRKVKMIVVDPRRTKTAEAADLHLPIKPGTDIDLLNGIAYLLMRWSNLDTLFIDECTQGFSEYAQIIQHYPPELVARRCGIRIDRLEEAARYWAESERVLSMWSMGVNQSSEGTAKVRTIINLHLMTGNIGKPGAGPFSLTGQPNAMGGREAGGLAHILPGYRLVKNSQHRAQVERLWKLPEGSISSHPGKDAWSMITGLETGEVGLLWVAATNPAVSMPDLVRTKKALLKSPFTIYQDAYFPTETAAYAHVLLPAAQWGEKTGTMTNSERVVTLCPQFRQRPGVAKADWEIFAEVGRRLGYEKEFDFANSAEVYREFVKLTKNRPCDMSGLSYQKLAKTPLQWPYPDNEIIDTSKKGDRDNGLFSSLFSDKKDSNSSGEPKRLYTKGEFNTADKRAKFAAFHSKGLAEPLDAAYPLVLTIGRLYEHWHTMTRTGRIEKINKMQPQPFIEIHPNDAEKSGIEAEATVEVRSRRGCGRFVAKITKAIAPGTVFVPMHWGALWADAAEANSMTHPEACPISLQPELKACAVNIAPVKNETEAFAEQPQPIRALLEVKESVSV, from the coding sequence GTGACCGAACCGACTAAAACCTTATGTCCCTATTGTGGAGTTGGCTGTGGCTTAGAGGTGCTTCCTCCAGCGCAGCCAGGAAAAGCAGTCAATCGAGATAGTCAGGGAAATCCACTGTGGCAGGTTAGGGGCGATCGCTCTCACCCATCTAGTAAGGGTAAAATTTGCGTTAAAGGCGGTACGGTTGCCGAATCTCTCGATAAAGATCGTCTTAAGTATCCGATGCTCAGAGATTCTTTAGACGATCCATTTCGGCAGGTTAGTTGGGATGAAGCTTTCAATAAAATTGTGACTCGCATTCGAGAGGTCAAAGCTACTCAAGGTGTCGAGGCAATATGTATGTATGGTTCGGGGCAGTTCCAGACCGAAGATTATTACCTCGCTCAAAAACTGCTCAAAGGCTGTCTGGGAACTAACAACTTTGATGCCAATTCTCGTCTTTGTATGTCATCAGCAGTAGCGGGATATATTCAAAGCTTTGGTTCTGATGGTCCACCCTGTTGTTATGATGACCTCGAAGAAACCGACTGTGCTTTTCTAATCGGTACTAATACTGCCGAATGTCACCCTATAGTTTTCAATCGCTTGCGAATACATCACAAAAAAAATCGTAAAGTAAAAATGATTGTGGTCGATCCTCGGCGTACCAAAACCGCTGAAGCTGCCGATTTACATTTGCCAATTAAACCAGGTACGGATATAGATTTACTCAACGGCATAGCTTATCTGTTGATGCGCTGGAGCAATCTAGACACTCTATTTATCGATGAATGTACTCAAGGGTTTAGCGAGTACGCTCAAATAATTCAGCACTATCCCCCAGAGTTGGTCGCAAGACGTTGCGGCATTCGCATCGATCGCCTGGAAGAAGCCGCTCGTTATTGGGCAGAGTCGGAAAGGGTACTTTCTATGTGGTCGATGGGCGTAAATCAGTCTAGCGAAGGAACGGCAAAAGTTCGCACGATTATCAACCTGCACTTGATGACGGGTAATATTGGCAAACCTGGTGCGGGACCTTTTTCGCTTACGGGACAACCCAACGCTATGGGAGGTAGAGAAGCAGGAGGACTAGCTCATATTCTTCCTGGTTATCGACTAGTTAAAAATTCCCAACATCGCGCCCAAGTAGAACGCCTCTGGAAACTACCAGAAGGGAGTATTTCCTCCCATCCTGGAAAAGATGCCTGGAGTATGATTACAGGACTAGAAACGGGAGAAGTAGGATTGTTGTGGGTAGCAGCGACCAATCCTGCCGTTAGTATGCCCGATCTAGTTAGAACCAAAAAGGCTCTATTAAAATCACCGTTTACCATCTATCAAGACGCTTACTTCCCTACAGAAACAGCAGCTTATGCTCACGTACTGTTACCCGCGGCACAGTGGGGAGAAAAAACGGGAACCATGACCAATTCCGAACGGGTCGTTACTCTGTGTCCTCAGTTTCGCCAAAGACCAGGAGTAGCCAAAGCAGATTGGGAAATTTTTGCTGAAGTGGGTCGTCGTTTGGGCTATGAAAAAGAATTTGACTTTGCCAATTCTGCCGAGGTTTATCGCGAATTTGTTAAATTAACTAAAAACCGCCCTTGCGACATGAGTGGTTTGAGTTATCAAAAATTGGCGAAAACTCCCCTACAGTGGCCTTATCCCGATAACGAAATTATAGATACAAGTAAGAAAGGCGATCGAGACAATGGATTGTTTTCTTCTTTATTCTCCGATAAAAAGGACTCCAATAGCTCTGGCGAACCCAAACGACTCTATACCAAGGGTGAATTTAATACTGCCGACAAACGAGCAAAATTTGCGGCTTTTCATTCCAAAGGTTTGGCAGAACCTTTAGACGCAGCTTATCCTTTGGTCTTGACTATCGGTCGACTTTACGAACACTGGCACACTATGACCCGTACGGGACGGATTGAGAAAATTAATAAAATGCAGCCTCAGCCTTTTATTGAGATTCATCCTAACGATGCCGAGAAATCTGGAATTGAAGCCGAAGCAACGGTCGAAGTGCGATCGCGCCGAGGTTGTGGTCGGTTTGTAGCTAAAATAACCAAGGCGATCGCACCTGGAACGGTATTTGTACCTATGCACTGGGGAGCTTTATGGGCAGATGCAGCTGAAGCTAATAGTATGACTCATCCCGAGGCCTGTCCGATTTCTCTGCAACCAGAGTTAAAAGCCTGTGCGGTGAATATAGCTCCTGTAAAAAACGAAACTGAAGCATTTGCCGAACAGCCTCAACCTATTCGGGCTTTGCTTGAAGTTAAAGAATCTGTTTCTGTTTAA
- a CDS encoding nitrate reductase associated protein, with protein MSQFSLSNLPYFQFEADFTESLRCIPMIVRMKLDTCGVKLKLHHWNLLDTTERLTLVEMPCETEAEAAAYRQWLQSLITKKTGKPAGELAVSPHSPWLNDTVIPDAVTAKARELKIDLHLHQWQKLTPLQRFALIKLSRPSHENQNFLPALKEFNLT; from the coding sequence GTGTCTCAGTTCTCGCTCTCTAACCTACCCTATTTTCAATTTGAAGCTGATTTCACCGAATCGCTACGCTGTATCCCAATGATTGTCAGAATGAAGCTAGATACCTGTGGGGTAAAGTTAAAGCTGCACCATTGGAATTTACTCGATACCACAGAGCGGCTGACACTGGTAGAAATGCCCTGTGAGACAGAAGCAGAAGCAGCAGCTTATCGCCAATGGTTACAGAGTTTAATAACCAAAAAAACGGGAAAACCCGCAGGAGAACTAGCTGTATCTCCCCATTCTCCCTGGCTAAATGATACAGTTATTCCCGATGCGGTTACTGCTAAAGCTCGCGAATTGAAAATAGATCTACATCTCCACCAGTGGCAAAAACTTACACCCCTACAGCGTTTTGCTTTAATTAAACTCAGTCGTCCCAGTCATGAAAATCAGAATTTTTTACCTGCCCTCAAAGAATTTAATCTAACTTAA
- a CDS encoding polyribonucleotide nucleotidyltransferase, producing the protein MQEFDKSISFDARDIRLKVGLLAPQAGGSVLIQSGDTAVLVTATRAKGREGIDFLPLIVDYEERQYAAGRIPGGFLRREGRPPEKATLTSRLIDRPLRPLLPSWLRDDIQIVATTLSMDEDVPPDVLAVTGASVAVLLAKIPFYGPMAAVRVGLVGDDFIINPTYKEVGQGDLDLVVAGSPDGVVMVEAGANQLPEQDIIEAIDFGYEAVQELIQAQRDLIKELGIEIVTAEPPEEPVNLDKFISDRATEDIKQILSQYDLDKNGRDEALDAIKQTKIESAIAELPEDDELVIATTEDPKAIGKSFKALTKKLMRAQIVEEGIRVDGRKLDEVRPISCRVGLLPQRVHGSGLFKRGLTQVLSVTTLGTSGDAQDVGEELNPQDEKRYLHHYNFPPYSVGETKPMRSPGRREIGHGALAERALIPVLPSQEEFPYVLRVVSEVLSSNGSTSMGSVCGSTLALMDAGVPISKPVSGAAMGLIKEGEEVRILTDIQGIEDFLGDMDFKVAGTDTGITALQMDMKITGLSLATVAKAIQQAQPARMHILEKMVEEIAEPRKELSPYAPRLLTMKIDPDLIGMVIGPSGKTIKAITEQTGAKIDIEDDGTVVIAAVEAEKAEKARKTIFNITRKLTEGDVYVGKVTRIIDIGAFVEILPGKEGMIHISQLAEGRVGKVEDEVAVGDEIVVKIRGFDQKNRLNLTRLGIHPEEAAAARASV; encoded by the coding sequence ATGCAAGAATTCGATAAGTCAATATCCTTTGATGCCAGGGATATTAGGCTCAAGGTAGGTCTGCTCGCGCCACAAGCAGGCGGTTCCGTACTAATCCAGTCGGGAGATACGGCGGTTTTAGTAACTGCAACTAGAGCTAAGGGAAGAGAAGGAATCGATTTTTTACCACTAATTGTTGATTACGAAGAAAGACAATATGCCGCAGGGCGTATTCCTGGCGGTTTTTTGCGCCGAGAAGGGCGACCTCCAGAAAAAGCTACACTCACCAGTAGATTGATCGATCGACCTTTGCGCCCTCTATTACCTAGCTGGTTGCGAGACGATATTCAAATAGTTGCTACTACCCTGTCAATGGATGAAGACGTACCTCCCGACGTGCTGGCAGTAACTGGAGCATCAGTAGCGGTATTACTCGCCAAAATTCCCTTTTACGGTCCGATGGCAGCAGTCAGAGTCGGTTTGGTAGGAGATGATTTTATTATCAATCCTACTTATAAAGAAGTGGGACAGGGAGATTTAGATCTAGTAGTAGCTGGTAGTCCCGATGGCGTGGTAATGGTGGAAGCAGGAGCCAACCAGCTACCAGAACAAGATATTATCGAGGCGATTGATTTTGGCTACGAAGCCGTACAAGAATTGATTCAGGCTCAAAGAGATTTGATAAAAGAGTTGGGCATTGAAATTGTTACTGCCGAACCTCCCGAAGAACCAGTCAATCTCGATAAATTTATTAGCGATCGCGCTACAGAAGATATCAAACAGATTCTCTCTCAATACGACCTAGATAAAAACGGTCGCGATGAAGCTCTAGATGCCATTAAACAAACCAAAATTGAATCAGCGATCGCCGAACTGCCAGAAGACGATGAACTTGTTATCGCTACTACTGAAGATCCTAAAGCGATCGGTAAGTCTTTTAAAGCTCTGACCAAAAAGCTAATGCGCGCTCAAATCGTTGAAGAAGGAATTAGAGTGGACGGGCGCAAGCTAGACGAAGTTAGACCGATAAGCTGTAGAGTAGGACTGTTGCCTCAAAGGGTTCACGGTAGCGGACTGTTTAAAAGAGGATTGACCCAAGTGCTATCGGTAACTACTTTAGGGACTTCGGGAGATGCTCAAGATGTAGGTGAAGAACTCAATCCTCAAGACGAAAAACGCTATCTCCACCACTATAATTTTCCTCCCTATTCGGTAGGAGAAACCAAACCGATGCGATCGCCAGGACGCAGAGAAATCGGTCACGGTGCTTTAGCCGAACGCGCTCTAATTCCCGTTTTGCCAAGTCAAGAAGAGTTTCCTTACGTCTTACGTGTGGTTTCGGAAGTTTTATCTTCTAATGGCTCTACCTCAATGGGTTCGGTATGTGGCTCTACCCTGGCTTTAATGGATGCGGGAGTACCAATTAGCAAACCTGTTAGCGGTGCGGCAATGGGTTTGATTAAAGAAGGCGAAGAAGTCAGAATTTTAACCGACATCCAGGGCATTGAAGACTTTTTGGGCGACATGGATTTTAAAGTTGCGGGAACGGATACGGGAATTACCGCCCTGCAAATGGATATGAAAATTACGGGTTTATCATTAGCAACCGTTGCTAAAGCGATTCAACAGGCGCAGCCAGCGAGAATGCACATTCTCGAAAAAATGGTTGAAGAGATCGCCGAACCCCGTAAGGAACTATCTCCTTATGCACCTCGTTTGTTAACCATGAAGATCGATCCCGATTTAATTGGTATGGTAATTGGACCTTCTGGTAAAACTATCAAAGCCATTACCGAGCAGACAGGAGCTAAAATTGACATTGAAGATGACGGTACGGTAGTTATTGCGGCAGTCGAAGCTGAAAAAGCCGAAAAAGCTAGAAAAACTATCTTCAACATTACGCGCAAGCTAACCGAAGGGGATGTTTATGTCGGTAAAGTTACCAGAATTATCGACATTGGAGCATTTGTAGAAATTCTACCTGGCAAAGAAGGAATGATTCACATTTCTCAGCTAGCTGAAGGAAGAGTAGGCAAGGTTGAAGATGAAGTAGCAGTTGGCGATGAAATTGTGGTTAAAATACGCGGTTTCGATCAAAAAAATCGCCTCAATTTAACTAGATTGGGAATTCATCCCGAAGAGGCTGCTGCTGCTAGAGCTTCTGTTTAA
- the menB gene encoding 1,4-dihydroxy-2-naphthoyl-CoA synthase gives MNTEWQKVKNYQDILYHKWNGVAKITINRPHKRNAFRPQTVFEMYDAFCDVREDSQIGVVLLTGAGPHTDGKYAFCSGGDQSVRGKAGYVDDKGVPRLNVLDLQRLIRSLPKVTIALVAGYAIGGGHVLHVICDLTIAADNAIFGQTGPKVGSFDGGFGASYLARHVGQKKAREIWFLCRQYNANEALEMGLVNCVVPVEQLEAEGIQWAQEILTKSPIAIRCLKAAFNADCDGQAGLQELAGNATLLYYMTEEGAEGKQAFLEKRPPNFRQYPWLP, from the coding sequence ATGAACACTGAATGGCAAAAGGTTAAAAATTATCAAGATATTTTATATCATAAGTGGAACGGCGTTGCCAAAATTACCATCAATCGCCCCCACAAACGCAATGCTTTTCGTCCGCAAACCGTATTTGAAATGTACGATGCCTTTTGTGATGTTCGTGAAGACAGCCAAATTGGGGTAGTTTTGCTTACGGGAGCGGGACCTCACACAGACGGTAAATATGCTTTTTGTTCTGGCGGCGATCAAAGCGTTAGGGGCAAAGCAGGTTATGTAGACGACAAAGGTGTGCCTCGGTTGAACGTACTAGATTTGCAAAGGCTAATTCGCTCGTTGCCAAAAGTAACCATTGCCTTAGTTGCAGGCTATGCAATAGGTGGTGGTCACGTACTCCACGTAATTTGCGATCTAACTATTGCGGCAGACAATGCAATTTTCGGACAGACTGGTCCTAAAGTAGGTAGTTTTGATGGTGGGTTCGGAGCTAGCTATCTCGCCCGTCATGTAGGACAAAAAAAAGCCAGAGAAATTTGGTTTCTCTGCCGTCAATATAATGCTAATGAAGCTTTAGAAATGGGTTTAGTTAACTGCGTCGTTCCTGTAGAGCAGTTGGAAGCAGAAGGAATACAGTGGGCACAAGAAATTTTAACTAAAAGTCCTATAGCTATTCGTTGTCTTAAAGCTGCTTTTAATGCTGACTGTGACGGACAAGCAGGATTACAAGAATTGGCTGGTAATGCTACTTTACTTTATTACATGACTGAAGAAGGAGCAGAAGGCAAGCAAGCATTTTTGGAAAAACGTCCTCCAAACTTTCGTCAATATCCTTGGCTGCCATAA
- a CDS encoding DUF721 domain-containing protein: MFDSIKKILPSLEQQPSWEQYRQYRQVLKLWQKTVTSATANQARPTYLKKGILWVATSSSVWAQELSFQRYSLLKKLNSQLAFELKDIRFSCSLWHNATHQQHEQHDFSESLLSQRRSKPFEPVGDYPRHTAKGNSQKVSSSHFQEPQAAVRNWLKSIEARSQSLPLCPQCSVPTPEAELQRWQQCYLCYSKQKFAAYRPSVN; the protein is encoded by the coding sequence TTGTTTGACTCTATTAAAAAAATTTTACCTTCTCTCGAACAGCAGCCTAGCTGGGAACAGTATCGCCAATATCGGCAAGTGCTGAAGTTGTGGCAGAAAACTGTAACTTCAGCTACAGCCAATCAAGCTCGACCAACTTATCTTAAAAAAGGTATTTTGTGGGTTGCTACTTCTAGTTCTGTTTGGGCGCAAGAATTATCTTTTCAAAGATATTCTTTACTGAAAAAGCTGAATTCTCAGTTGGCGTTTGAGCTTAAAGATATTCGTTTCTCTTGCTCTTTATGGCATAACGCTACTCACCAGCAACATGAGCAACATGATTTTAGCGAGTCGCTCTTATCCCAGCGAAGATCCAAACCTTTTGAGCCAGTGGGCGACTACCCTCGGCATACTGCCAAAGGGAACAGCCAAAAAGTTTCTAGTTCTCACTTCCAAGAACCACAAGCTGCTGTCCGAAATTGGTTGAAATCGATTGAAGCTCGCTCTCAATCTTTACCTTTATGTCCTCAATGTTCGGTACCTACTCCCGAAGCCGAACTGCAACGTTGGCAGCAGTGTTATCTTTGTTATTCCAAACAAAAATTTGCGGCATATCGTCCGAGCGTAAATTAA
- the pgeF gene encoding peptidoglycan editing factor PgeF, with product MTKNQSLVPEWQWCSWNGSSYLTCSLLANWQHGFFTGESYPQTPDRLIAAFDPDAEVYRLKQVHGKIVLTPKEINLASQQAENNTLVDGDGLVTDGLRQSVWVASADCNSVLIADISSGKVAAVHAGWRGTSLKIVPEAIARFLIWGSSLKDLRVVMGPAISGEVYQVGEKVAAEVGATIVCAAAAQDSQAILAKLSELPVKLLLADDKPGRVRLDIRLVNQIQLEQLGINREQIAIAPYCTYKNDRFCSYRRTKKKEVQWSGIVSN from the coding sequence GTGACTAAAAATCAATCGCTCGTACCTGAATGGCAGTGGTGCAGTTGGAACGGGTCGAGCTATTTAACCTGTAGTTTGCTAGCGAATTGGCAGCATGGTTTTTTTACTGGAGAATCTTATCCCCAAACTCCCGACCGATTGATTGCGGCTTTCGACCCTGATGCCGAAGTTTATCGACTCAAGCAGGTGCATGGCAAAATAGTTTTAACTCCTAAAGAAATTAACCTTGCAAGTCAACAGGCTGAAAACAATACTTTAGTTGATGGAGACGGTTTAGTTACCGATGGTTTGCGGCAGTCAGTCTGGGTCGCCAGTGCAGACTGCAACTCCGTACTGATTGCGGATATTTCGTCGGGAAAAGTTGCTGCCGTTCATGCAGGTTGGCGGGGAACTTCACTGAAAATTGTCCCCGAAGCGATCGCTCGTTTTCTAATTTGGGGAAGTTCCCTCAAAGATCTGCGAGTCGTTATGGGACCTGCAATTTCGGGTGAGGTTTATCAAGTAGGAGAAAAGGTAGCTGCTGAAGTTGGAGCTACTATAGTTTGTGCGGCAGCAGCCCAAGATAGCCAGGCAATATTAGCTAAGTTATCCGAGTTACCTGTTAAGCTACTTTTAGCCGATGATAAACCAGGAAGAGTCCGTTTAGATATTAGATTGGTCAATCAAATACAGTTAGAACAGTTGGGAATCAATCGCGAACAAATTGCGATCGCCCCCTATTGTACTTACAAGAATGACCGTTTTTGCTCCTATCGCCGTACTAAAAAAAAGGAAGTACAGTGGTCGGGAATTGTTAGTAATTGA